In a single window of the Thunnus maccoyii chromosome 7, fThuMac1.1, whole genome shotgun sequence genome:
- the her6 gene encoding hairy-related 6 — protein MPADMMEKTSSSPVAATPASMNTTPDKPKTASEHRKSSKPIMEKRRRARINESLGQLKTLILDALKKDSSRHSKLEKADILEMTVKHLRNLQRAQMTAALNTDPTVLGKYRAGFSECMNEVTRFLSTCEGVNTEVRTRLLGHLANCMTQINAMNYPSQHQHQHQLPSTAGPTHPSFGQSMVQIPSSPPQVLPMNAVPCKGGSSPANLPSDATKVYGGFQIVPATDGQFAFLIPNAAFAPNGPVIPVYANSVSTPVPVPAAVSPGAPSGNTDSVWRPW, from the exons ATGCCTGCCGATATGATGGAAAAAACCTCCTCCTCTCCGGTTGCTGCAACCCCGGCAAGCATGAACACAACTCCCGATAAACCCAAGACAGCCTCTGAGCACAGAAAG tCATCCAAGCCAATTatggaaaagaggagaagagccAGAATCAACGAGAGCTTGGGGCAGCTGAAAACCCTCATCCTGGATGCGCTCAAAAAAGAT AGCTCCAGACACTCCAAACTGGAGAAGGCGGACATCCTGGAGATGACGGTGAAGCATCTCCGGAACCTCCAGAGGGCTCAGATGACCG CTGCGCTAAATACCGACCCCACCGTCTTGGGAAAATACCGTGCCGGTTTCAGCGAGTGCATGAATGAAGTCACCCGGTTCCTCTCCACCTGCGAAGGTGTTAACACCGAGGTCAGGACGCGGCTGCTCGGCCACCTGGCCAACTGCATGACCCAGATCAACGCCATGAACTACCCCAGCCAGCATCAGCACCAACACCAGCTCCCCTCCACCGCCGGGCCAACCCACCCCTCTTTCGGCCAGTCCATGGTGCAGATCCCCAGCTCACCTCCGCAGGTCCTGCCCATGAACGCGGTGCCCTGTAAAGGGGGATCCTCGCCGGCCAATTTACCTTCAGACGCCACCAAAGTGTACGGCGGTTTCCAGATTGTGCCTGCCACAGACGGACAGTTTGCTTTCCTCATACCCAATGCGGCATTTGCGCCTAACGGCCCCGTTATTCCTGTGTATGCCAACAGCGTCAGCACGCCGGTCCCTGTGCCGGCTGCGGTTTCTCCCGGAGCCCCTTCAGGCAACACGGACTCAGTGTGGCGACCCTGGTGA